The Anguilla rostrata isolate EN2019 chromosome 18, ASM1855537v3, whole genome shotgun sequence genome has a window encoding:
- the actn2b gene encoding alpha-actinin-2b codes for MTQIETTVEYSNGYEEDEYMIQEDEWDRDLLLDPAWEKQQRKTFTAWCNSHLRKAGTQIENIEEDFRNGLKLMLLLEVISGERLPKPDRGKMRFHKIANVNKALDFITSKGVKLVSIGAEEIVDGNIKMTLGMIWTIILRFAIQDISVEETSAKEGLLLWCQRKTAPYRNVNVQNFHVSWKDGLAFCALIHRHRPDLIDYAKLNKDDALGNLNLALDIAEKHLDIPKMLDAEDIINTPKPDERAIMTYVSCFYHAFAGAEQAETAANRICKVLGVNQENEKMMEEYEKLASELLEWIRRTTPWLETRVPEKTMSEMQQKLEDFRDYRRLHKPPKVQEKCQLEINFNTLQTKLRISNRPNFMPSEGKMVSDIASAWKGLEQAEKGYEDWLLTEIRRLQRLDHLAEKFRQKASAHEAWTEGKDELLSLKDYDSASITEVRALLRKHEAFESDLAAHQDRVEQIAAIAQELNELDYHDAVTVNERCQKICDLWDQLGTLTQKRREALERTEKLLETIDQLFLEFAKRAAPFNNWMEGAMEDLQDMFIVHTVEEVQSLIAAHEQFKATLPEADSERQAILGIQAEVQKIAQSYGISPDLNNPYSTISTQELSAKWDQVKQLVPQRDGSLQEELARQQSHERLRRQFAAQANLIGPWIQTRMEEIGHCTMEMSETLEDQMTQLKQLEHVIVNYKPNIDTLEGDHQLIQESLIFDNKHTNYTMEHIRVGWELLLTTIARTINEIETQILTRDAKGISQEQMSEFRSSFNHFDRKKNGAMEADDFRACLISMGYDLGEAEFARIMLLVDSSGTGVVSFQSFIDFMTRETADTDTAEQVVASFRILAADKPYILVEELQRELPAEQAEYCISRMPPYAGPEAVEGALDYTSFSTALYGESDL; via the exons ACTTTCACAGCCTGGTGTAATTCCCACCTGAGGAAAGCGGGAACGCAGATCGAGAACATCGAGGAGGACTTCAGGAATGGCCTAAAGCTCATGCTTCTACTCGAAGTCATTTCAG GTGAAAGACTACCCAAGCCCGACAGAGGAAAGATGCGATTTCACAAAATAGCCAACGTGAACAAAGCTTTGGATTTTATAACAAGCAAAGGGGTCAAACTTGTTTCGATTGGAGCTGAAG AAATCGTGGACGGGAACATTAAAATGACTCTCGGGATGATTTGGACCATTATCCTCCGCTTCGCCATTCAGGATATTTCAGTTGAAG AAACATCTGCAAAGGAAGGCCTTCTCTTGTGGTGCCAAAGaaagactgccccctacaggaATGTTAATGTCCAGAACTTCCACGTGAG CTGGAAGGATGGCCTAGCGTTCTGTGCGCTGATACACAGGCATCGGCCTGACCTGATTGACTATGCCAAGCTGAACAAG GATGATGCTCTTGGTAACCTGAACCTTGCCTTAGATATTGCAGAGAAGCACCTGGACATCCCCAAAATGTTGGATGCTGAAG ACATCATCAACACCCCCAAGCCTGATGAAAGGGCCATCATGACCTATGTGTCCTGCTTCTACCACGCTTTTGCTGGAGCAGAGCAG GCAGAGACGGCAGCCAACAGGATCTGCAAGGTCCTGGGAGTGAACCAGGAGAACGAGAAGATGATGGAGGAGTATGAGAAACTGGCCAGTGAG TTACTGGAGTGGATCCGGCGCACTACCCCGTGGTTGGAGACCCGTGTCCCGGAGAAGACCATGTCGGAGATGCAGCAGAAGCTGGAGGACTTCCGGGACTACCGCCGCCTGCACAAGCCGCCCAAGGTGCAGGAGAAGTGCCAGCTGGAGATCAACTTCAACACCCTGCAGACCAAGCTGCGCATCAGCAACAGGCCGAACTTCATGCCCTCCGAGGGCAAGATGGTGTCG GACATTGCAAGTGCCTGGAAGGGTCTGGAGCAGGCTGAGAAGGGCTACGAGGACTGGCTGCTGACCGAAATCCGGCGACTGCAGCGTCTGGACCACCTGGCCGAGAAGTTCCGCCAGAAAGCCTCCGCCCACGAGGCCTGGACTGAAG GCAAGGACGAGCTCCTGTCGCTGAAGGACTACGATTCGGCGTCGATCACTGAGGTTCGAGCACTGCTGAGGAAGCACGAGGCCTTTGAGAGCGACCTGGCTGCTCACCAGGACAGAGTGGAGCAGATCGCCGCCATCGCCCAGGAGCTCAA CGAGCTGGACTACCATGACGCCGTGACGGTGAATGAGAGGTGCCAGAAGATCTGTGACCTGTGGGACCAGCTGGGAACTCTTACACAAAAGAGGAGGGAGGCGCTGGAG AGGACTGAGAAGCTCCTGGAGACCATTGACCAGCTGTTCCTGGAGTTCGCCAAGAGGGCGGCACCATTTAATAACTGGATGGAGGGTGCCATGGAAGACCTGCAGGACATGTTCATTGTGCACACAGTGGAAGAGGTCCAG AGCCTGATCGCAGCTCATGAGCAGTTCAAAGCCACCCTGCCTGAAGCAGACAGCGAGAGACAGGCCATCCTGGGCATCCAGGCCGAGGTGCAGAAAATCGCCCAGAGCTACGGTATCAGCCCCGACCTGAATAACCCCTACAGCACCATCAGCACCCAGGAGCTCAGCGCCAAGTGGGACCAG GTGAAGCAGCTGGTTCCTCAGAGAGATGGGTCTCTGCAGGAGGAGCTCGCCCGGCAGCAGTCTCACGAGCGGCTCAGGCGCCAGTTCGCCGCCCAGGCCAATCTGATCGGGCCCTGGATCCAGACCCGCATGGAG GAAATTGGCCATTGCACCATGGAGATGAGCGAGACCCTGGAGGACCAGATGACCCAGCTGAAACAGCTGGAGCACGTCATCGTCAACTACAAGCCCAACATCGACACCCTGGAAGGAGATCACCAGCTCATACAGGAGTCGCTCATCTTCGACAACAAGCACACCAACTACACCATGGAG CACATCCGCGTGGGCTGGGAGCTGCTCCTCACCACCATCGCCAGAACCATCAACGAGATTGAGACCCAGATTCTGACCCGCGATGCCAAGGGCATCAGCCAGGAGCAAATGAGCGAGTTCCGATCCTCCTTCAACCACTTTGACCGG aaGAAGAACGGAGCGATGGAGGCAGATGACTTCAGGGCCTGCCTGATCTCCATGGGCTATGATTTG GGGGAGGCGGAGTTTGCTCGCATCATGCTGCTGGTGGATTCCAGTGGCACCGGCGTGGTGTCCTTCCAGTCCTTCATCGACTTCATGACCCGGGAGACGGCCGACACGGACACAGCGGAGCAGGTCGTGGCCTCCTTCAGGATCCTGGCGGCTGATAAG CCTTATATCCTGGTAgaggagctgcagagggagCTTCCCGCAGAGCAGGCTGAGTACTGCATCTCCAGAATGCCCCCGTATGCTGGGCCAGAAGCGGTGGAGGGTGCCCTCGACTACACCTCCTTCTCCACCGCCCTATACGGCGAGAGTGACCTCTGA